The Paraburkholderia largidicola DNA segment CCCATCAGAACTCGTCGATTCCGGCGAACATTGACGCGCCCATTCACTTCGAGGACGTCATCAGATCCTCTTCAACGAAGCGCAGAATCGCCTCTGTCAGCGCCTCACGCGGATAGGCATTCTGCGTGACGAACAACGCGCCGATCGTGGGATGCGTCCTGGCAATGGGCACGGCGAGCGCCCAGTGATCGGCGTTTACATAGCCAAGAAGAGTACTTCCAGGTATCAACTGATCGTAGAAAATGACCTGACTATCGTTGCGTGAATCGATCCGCGCGAGCTTGTCATAGCTCGATTTTAGAATCGACGAAATCCGTTCCTGCTGCGGGAAGGTCACGAGCGAATAGAAGTGCACCTCGTCCGGAAGCGGATGCTGCGCGAGCCACGCCTTGCGTACGGCGGGCCGCAGGCTCTGCACCGCGCCCCCGTCGCCAGGGGTGCACATCGCCCCCGGGAAGTGCCTCATCAGATCGGCCTGGTACTGCTCCGCGTCGTTCGCGAGTGGCGACCCGCCTACCGCGCCCGCCGCGCTGACGACCGCCGCTATGCGGGCGCGGATCTCCGGGTAGGCCACCACGGCTTCAAGAATGTCGGGCGCGCCCTTCGAATAACCGATCAGCACGACGCGCGGTGCGCCTCCGGGAGGCGGCATGGCCATGATGGCGTCGCGGATCTGCCGCGCGTTATTCGCCGAACCCGACAGCGCATCGACATCGAGCAGCATGCCGTCATAGCCGGACTGGCGCAGATTCGCGACGACCGTGCCTTGCGTATTCAGCCAAGGTTTGAAGCAGTCGTATCCGATCCCGGCGACGACTGCAGCGACCAGGTGCCGTTCCGACGGCTTCAGATCGACGGGCTTGCCGGTGCCGGGCGGCTCGTCGCCTACGCGCGTCAGCGCGTCGTCACAAGGCCGGTAGTCGGGCAATGCGGCGCCGTGCGCTTCGAGGACGGCGCAATAGATCTCGCGGAAGTGCCCACGCTTGTCCAGCACGCCCGCCTGCGATGCCGGAACGAGTGCCAGCGGAGGGGTATCGGTCGAATACGGAACGAGCGGTTTCGTCGCGCATGCGCCGAGCAGCAGAGCGACGCATGCCGCGGTCATGGCTGCTGCCGGGCGAGCGAAGCTCAGGTCACTTGGGTGCATCGCCCGTTTCTCCACGCCGGATCGCTTCGCGTTGCTCGATAAACGGCACCCAGTCGATAAGTTGCACATCCGAGAAACTGAGCGGCCGCGTTGCAAAGAACATCACTGCGCGCAGCCCATCCGTATAGTAGGTTGCGTTGTCGAGCGTCGTCCGGGGCTGCCCGGTCGTTGCCTCGCCGACACCGTACACGAAGCCGAGCTTGTCGAGACCGCCCGAGTACATCAGGTCCTGGATCAGGAAGTTGCGCGCTTCGTCGACGTTGCCTTGCAGGATGAGGTGCGCGTCACCGCGCGGTACGAAGCGTCCGCCAACAGGGCGGCCAACTTGCGCGATATAGACCGGTTGTCCCTGAAAGCGGATCGGCGTGAGCCATCCGCGTATCCAGGTGGCGGGCGCGCCGCCCTGCGCCTGCTTGCGCCCGACGGCATCCGCCTCGCGCCCGAACACTCTCTGCACGGCGTCGGACTCGCGCAAGTCGCGTCGATAGTTGCGCCGCACCATCGCCGCTCCGATGTCGGTAAGCTGGCCGACGAGCACTGCGTTGAGCGGATCGGCATTGGCGGTGCCATCCGCGTTGGTGGCACAGCATGGCAGGCGTTCCAGTGCGGCCCGCAGCGACGCGAGATCCGG contains these protein-coding regions:
- a CDS encoding LssY C-terminal domain-containing protein codes for the protein MNAVRPLSRALMRTMFKASLALAIAGCSTWQPPPHADDGPLRTRAVSATNRDVRVSAAVLGSEDSVRMFGVDIDKTHVQSVWVEVQNGTSQPLWLLRSGTDPDYFSPHEVAWSFHKLFGGATNTQIDDYFTDLGFKNPIPPGETRSGVLFTNPDRVTKLVNIDLFGSQTLIPFTLFAPVPGGTSVTQPGQFLFAYPETSITDCPDLASLRAALERLPCCATNADGTANADPLNAVLVGQLTDIGAAMVRRNYRRDLRESDAVQRVFGREADAVGRKQAQGGAPATWIRGWLTPIRFQGQPVYIAQVGRPVGGRFVPRGDAHLILQGNVDEARNFLIQDLMYSGGLDKLGFVYGVGEATTGQPRTTLDNATYYTDGLRAVMFFATRPLSFSDVQLIDWVPFIEQREAIRRGETGDAPK